The following proteins are co-located in the Triticum aestivum cultivar Chinese Spring chromosome 1A, IWGSC CS RefSeq v2.1, whole genome shotgun sequence genome:
- the LOC123069596 gene encoding long-chain-fatty-acid--AMP ligase FadD26-like, whose amino-acid sequence MATENYDPCYPDQLAVHRYLPLWARMPAFAAKPAFLWADDDAATGAMSYTAITYSELNAAVDRMASGLLATLRRGDTVLVLASPGLRLVKLLFACQRAGLTAVPVIPPDPSRPGPAHAHLLRAVSQTRPSAAVADARYVTAVASSRLAAALSGLRWLSVDELDEREAGLPRAMAGHAGCGAGDAYLVQYTSGATGVPKPVVVTAGSAAHNVRAARRAYDLGPGSTIVSWLPQYHDCGLMFLLLTIVSGATCVLASPDSFLRRPRLWLELISEFKATCTPVPSFTLPLVLRRGGGRSASAHGLQRPVQLGSLRNLILINEPIYKACVDEFVAEFGRHGLRSESVSPSYGLAENCTFVSTAWRSTSGRVDRLPSFKKLLPSARLPSSRAHEASEIEIVVVDEKTGEPVRDGTEGEVWVSSPSNASGYLGHPSASHEAFCGRMPGRAGSRFVRTGDRGVVTGPERYLYVVGRSVDVVVTALNSRVHAHYIETAALERAPDRLRGGCIAAFTAPTTTSSKEQLCVVAELQKGSRSDDHTSLCDGIRRSVWEAGKVRVGRVLLVQSGAVPKTTSGKVRRGAAREKLVARRYPVVFEALYDDGDGEGSTRAVGDEDGEMEERCAASWMAGEGGVPGMATTLGASCRIRVQSFL is encoded by the coding sequence ATGGCGACCGAGAACTACGACCCCTGCTACCCGGACCAGCTGGCGGTGCACCGGTACCTGCCCCTGTGGGCCAGGATGCCGGCGTTCGCCGCCAAGCCGGCCTTCCTCTGGGCCGACGACGACGCGGCCACCGGCGCCATGTCATACACGGCGATCACGTACTCCGAGCTCAATGCTGCGGTGGACCGCATGGCGTCCGGGCTCCTCGCCACGCTCCGGCGCGGCGACACCGTGCTCGTGCTCGCCTCCCCCGGCCTCCGCCTCGTCAAGCTCCTCTTCGCGTGCCAGCGCGCCGGGCTCACCGCGGTGCCCGTCATCCCGCCCGACCCGTCCAGGCCCGGCCCCGCGCACGCGCACCTCCTGCGCGCCGTGTCTCAGACGAGGCCCAGCGCTGCCGTCGCCGACGCGCGCTACGTCACCGCCGTCGCCTCCAGCCGGCTCGCCGCAGCGCTGAGCGGCCTGCGCTGGCTgtccgtggacgagctggacgaacGAGAGGCTGGTTTGCCGCGCGCCATGGCGGGCCACGCGGGCTGCGGCGCGGGAGACGCGTACCTGGTCCAGTACACGTCCGGCGCCACGGGCGTCCCGAAGCCTGTGGTGGTCACCGCCGGCTCGGCGGCGCACAACgtgcgggcggcgaggcgggcctACGACCTGGGCCCCGGCAGCACCATCGTCTCGTGGCTGCCGCAGTACCACGACTGCGGCCTCATGTTCCTGCTCCTCACCATTGTCTCCGGCGCCACCTGCGTGCTGGCCTCGCCCGACTCCTTCCTTCGGCGCCCGCGCCTTTGGCTCGAGCTCATCTCCGAGTTCAAGGCGACGTGCACGCCCGTTCCGTCGTTCACGTTGCCGCTCGTGCTCCGCCGTGGCGGCGGGCGCTCGGCGTCGGCGCACGGACTGCAGCGGCCGGTGCAGCTCGGCAGCCTCCGGAACCTGATCCTGATAAACGAGCCGATCTACAAGGCGTGCGTCGACGAGTTCGTCGCAGAGTTCGGCCGCCACGGGCTGCGGTCCGAGTCGGTCTCTCCGTCGTACGGCCTCGCCGAGAACTGCACGTTCGTGTCCACGGCGTGGCGGAGCACCAGCGGGCGCGTGGACCGCCTCCCGTCGTTCAAGAAGCTTCTGCCGTCGGCGAGGCTGCCATCGTCCAGGGCGCACGAGGCGTCGGAGATCGAAATCGTCGTGGTGGACGAGAAGACCGGTGAGCCGGTGAGGGACGGCACGGAGGGGGAGGTCTGGGTCTCCTCGCCGAGCAACGCGTCGGGGTACCTAGGCCACCCGTCGGCGAGCCACGAGGCATTCTGCGGGAGGATGCCGGGGAGGGCGGGGTCGCGCTTCGTGCGCACGGGCGACCGCGGCGTGGTCACCGGGCCAGAGCGGTATCTGTATGTCGTCGGCCGGAGCGTCGACGTGGTCGTCACGGCGCTCAACAGCCGCGTGCACGCACACTACATCGAGACGGCAGCTCTCGAAAGAGCGCCAGACCGCCTTAGAGGCGGCTGCATTGCCGCTTTCACGGCGCCGACGACAACGTCTTCGAAGGAGCAATTGTGCGTCGTCGCGGAGCTGCAGAAGGGAAGCCGCAGCGATGACCACACGAGTCTCTGTGATGGCATAAGGCGGTCGGTGTGGGAGGCGGGAAAGGTGAGGGTTGGTCGGGTACTGCTTGTCCAGAGCGGCGCGGTGCCGAAGACGACGTCGGGGAAGGTGCGCCGTGGGGCGGCAAGGGAGAAGCTGGTCGCCCGGAGGTATCCGGTGGTTTTTGAGGCCCTGTACGACGACGGTGACGGCGAGGGCTCGACACGTGCGGTGGGTGACGAAGATGGGGAAATGGAGGAGAGGTGTGCGGCGAGCTGGATGGCAGGAGAGGGCGGGGTGCCCGGCATGGCCACGACCTTAGGGGCAAGCTGCCGTATTCGCGTGCAATCGTTTCTTTGA